The genomic stretch AAATGACCCACAAAATGAGAGACAACTTCTAAGAATTTATCAACTAATTTACCTTCTTCTGTTATGAACGAGACAATACCATTCTCTGCTTTACGCTTCTTTAAAAAAGCATAAAAGAAGGAGGTGTTCAAATCTCCCTGTCTCAGCCAAGTTATTTTACTCCTCTGAATTAAGAAACTATGATACAATGTTTCCTAAATCGAGAAGGCTTTAGCTGCAATCCTCTCATCTTTCTGATAACAAAGAACATGGGGGTAAGCTTGAGCTTGCATCTGAGCTTCTTGATAAGCCTCTTTAGCCTTATTATAATTAGCCTTTAGATCACCAATTCTGTCCATAGTAAAGGATTTCAAACAATGTTTGAGTCTCAGCAACTTGAGATAAACAGCTTTGATACCAGTAGCTTTAATCGGAGTTCTCCAGCTTTTTAACACCTGATCATGAAATTCATGGTGCTCAGTCCAATAGTTATAAAACCGAAAAATCTTAGACCTCATCTTCTCTGAAGGCTAAATTCTAACAAGACAGGAGCAGTGATCTGAGATGATTTCCCATCTAAACATGGCTGTAGACTGAGGAAATAAATCAAACCATTTTTCATTGATAAGAACATGGTCTATTTTAGAGTAGATCCTAGCTGCACCATCTTGGTTATTAGTCCAAGTAAAATAAGAACCAACACTTTTTAAAGGCTCAACATGAGCACCTGCAAGCCACCGAATAGAATCAACTAATTCTAAGTCTGAAATAGGCTTACCTCCCGATCTGTCCTTGCCTGAAAAAGGGGCATTAAAGTCCCCTAAAATTAACCGAGCTTTATCCATATGAATAGGCCTTTGAAACCCTTCCCAAAGACTTCGCCTACCTTCAATCGAATTAAAACCATAGACAAAATTAACACCAAAAACCTGCTGCACACCAGTCATCTTCACCAAACAATGAACAGCTTGAGTAGATTCCTCTAAAATAATGACTTTCACAGATAACCTTCTCCAAACTATCAACAGACAGCCTTCAATTACTGATCTTGTGTGATAATCCCAATTCGGAAACTGATGTTCCATGAACCTACTTGTTTTACTTCCCTTCATTTTAGTCTCTAAAAGACCACAAACTCCAATTTTATTTCTACTACAGAGGTCACTAACAGGGCTATGTTTATTAGAACTATTAAGccctctaacattccaactcaATATATTGCAGCTATCCGTTGGAGGAAACTGAAATAGAGTTACCTTCTTTACCACTCACCAATGGCTCTTGAAGCACCACAAACTTGTTTGATTTCTTGCTCTTTTGACCTACGTTATTAGCATTAATATCTAACCTCTGTCCCTCATTTTCTTGAACAGCAACTCGTTTTGGGGTAAGCCAAGGTTGTTTAGCCTGATCTCTTGTTTCACTCCCAGCTGAACCCTCTTTATTAGGTAATAGAGTCTCATCTGGGTCGGCCTGAACCTTGTCATCTTCTAAACTAGCCTGAGTCATAACCTGCTTTGACTCTTCACCCTTAAGTTCGCCAGATCCCTCCTCCTTTTTCTCCATATTAGTTATAGGCTCCTTCCTAACCCACCGAGCATTCTTATCCTTTCTACAATCTGTCATTGAGTGACCAAAACCAGCACAGGTCTTACACTTAATTGGTAACCATTCATACTCAATCCCTTGCTCCATGATTTGGCCATGTTCATTAATATATTGTATACTTTTCAGGGGGTTATCAGTAACTTCCATTTCTACCAATGCTCGAGCAAATTGAATACGAGAACGCTCCCTTGTGAATTTTTCCACCATTATTGGCTTACCTATTGTACTCACTAGGGCACTGAGACATTTACTACCCCAATATTGGAGCCTCAAATCTTGAAGACGAATCCAAAGAGGAACAGATCGCACAAGTCGAACAGCACTCAGATCTGCCGTCCATGGCCGAACTATTACAGGTTTCCTATTAAAGTGAATAATGCCATTTTCTAGAACATGATCCCTTGTTGCATCATCATTGAACTTTACCATAGTTAAACCCATAGTCATTCTTGCTATCTGAGCTATCCCAAGATGACCCCAAACCctctttatgaacccttcaaaTACAGCCATAGGTGGGTTTGCACCTAGCACCATGCAGATAACTGCTGAGCTCCAATTTGTGGATTGCATTTTAACCTCCTCAGCATCTACTCTAGCAAATTTCCATCTCTCCCTATAAATCGGTTCTGTGAACTCAAGCTTCTGGTCCGAAAAAGACagattatgtaatgacccaaattcgctaataaggcttaagggccttgattagtgtgcctagagggcataatgggaatatgtgtgactttaatgattaagatgcatgattatgatttaaagcatgttatatgactatttgaatatttgagatgcatgactatgtgtattagtatgcatgtaggccctaattaggttagaagggcataatcgtaattttggccattatgagcataactgctttgatatatgtgataattgtcgagaccacattattatgtggatatatctgtgatctgtgactcgagacgatcctagtgagcaaagtagcgaaaaagtcatggcggggatttatacccggctcggggtgagctcagggggtataaatgggaatttagtgagtgtactggagtctatcttaacattgaggaatattattggtgattaattaggtatcgagaattaagcgggaaatattagagatactcgaggagttagcgggaattgggtaaaatgactagaatgcccttaagtggattaaagggttaggaataaaggggagggcattagtgtcatttggctttctaaggatggaattactgagactttatgttagtgggaagtgtagagaagtgtagaagtctgaaagagagaaaggaagaaaaaggaaggaaaaagaaggaaaaagaaagggagaaaaacagagagagttttctaaggtcagtttaagcttccttcatcaatttcttgaggatttctggagcaaagctcagaggagagctgggatagactgaacatcaaggatcctaagaTAGGGTTGAGGAATTGGtagaggtttagcaagaggtcactaacacttgaggtaagactttagagttcttcagtttctgtttctggtttttgagctatggtgtttaagttgaattggatggaaactttagggaattcaggcctaaggctgaggaggagcaagccaaggaagtctagaggcaccttgaggtcgaaattccaccaaaggtataaattctaagcttctaactttgttgttcaactggtttctgctgagttttagtgtttaggagtggctatggtgaattttgagtttggggatgcatgtgcttgagttctaggtatttgggggtgcttgggatgagtggagtatggtcataaggttgtttttgagtttgggaaagatttggaggagttttggttgaggttggttcgaggaaatcgcagaaaGGAAAAGCTGGTGTtagcctgtctgtgactagcgctacaacgctagcctttgggcgctgtagcgctaggccaagcttgctgatggggttttgcttctgtttgtagcgctgtagcaccctcccatgagcgctgtagcgctaccatgccttctgaagaggattttagggttatttgcaagggtttttgaccaagggtttggggtttggttccaccaccttgtttggtggaactaggacttcccgggggctcgggattagccccgaggctaggttttggacttaaggATTGATGATGAATTTGGcttatgattgtgtttaggtgagcactagggctcgagggggatcgtgctcaaggagtcgagggatcaaagctagtgaattgaaaggtaagaaaactacacctggctatatgtttgtgatggaactaagtgctcccgatacttgtatcgtgtcaatgatggtattatgccatgggacatgtaaaagcggcctaagagtgccgtacataatgtttgcgcacagggcgcggcttggccactggtagccgaggacagcttaacattcactgagctcggtttaagcgggccggagtcagtgggataacggagggagcagcctgagagtgCTAGCCCTaattatcatttgtgcagtgatatataATATGAGTTAATATGTTtagcatgttgaatacttgattatactgaatgattatatggttgagattatgtgatgtggtatgagatattgacttgtctgttgattgcttatgctctgttgttgtgttttcttgctgggccttggctcacgggtgctacgtggtgcaggtaaaggcaagggcaagttggaccagtcctgaggtggagagctgcggggttgaatgtacatagccagctgttcaatcgccatggtcgaggagtgggtcaggacagggattgcctaactatttgttttgccttagtatggcttgtttctgtatctaaaccttataacttttgtaaacgatccttaaacttatatttttgggatcccatgtaaacagatAGTGTTTCTTAATGAGAATGTGGCTTtcgagaccaaaacatttttaaccctagttcctttacaatttcgatgacacgctttcaattaaatgacttgattagcaagtctggcactttataaacacacagtgtagcggtcttggctatccagggcgttacagattacCTGCCGTGAAATTTTGCCATTGTCTCTGAGCGGAAACTTGAAAGTCTCCCTCATCCACCTTGTCTGCCCATGAGGTCTTCTTAGAATTCGAATCATCCATTCCATTCCCTACAGTAGTAAAACCCTGGGTTCCTTTGTCTCCCGACCCAAAGATCTCTTCAATTTGACGATTCAAATCCGCTTCTGTAGTCTCTTCTTCTTCACCAGTCACAGCAACCTCTTTGCCCTCAAACTCTCGATCGTTGTCCAATTCATGAATTGGAGTCTTCTCTTCCGAACTTAGCTGTAGATCTTGCTCTCCTACCTGAGTAACTGGCTTACGCATTGgcttcttcttcttcgccatggaagagaacaaaccaacactcaacctcttattaattataattttcgaaattagtattaattaattggtagaattaattaaatatctttatttgagtaagagataataatctgataagttcaaattggatttgaatttaaaagattgatatttattcaaataattaattatatttgataattagttaaaaagataattaattatcaggttgttggattttatctgataaggtagtttgaataaataattaaataaatatggaaaaatcaaatatccataaaatatagggtgctacacgacacacatagtccctggactgtgtgtggcgtgagtCACATATTTTTCAGagatagatttttcacttttatttatttaattaattaattaatgaaaaaattcaaaagttagtttttttttttatattttcattaatgagataattaattaattaaatgataaattggttacaaatttatttaattttaaatattttgtatttaagttagacttatcaaaaaataaaagATACTCTTTTATTCgctctaaaaataaaagaacgatacttttctatctctccctgaaaaagatacagaaccaatgtcaggtctattatcttgatctcatgtgttgagtacatcaagttgaatcataaatttaccatcatttattctctgagtacccacacacttcttgaggtgtagagagcgttgtggaagatcttagtgtgagtacctgggagcagtttggataggaagttcgttcaaattacgaaatgatagcaaggacacttgataggcattgagaggtatgttttctattcttttcttgcttatgattaatggatctgcatatttaaacttagtttcaatatgttacaaaaaaaatttgttgtacactgggccaacccactaccattccgctgcgtattaggaaactcgttcctaacactatgtagtgcaggtaagggaaagggaaagctggaccagtcatgaattggagagctttaggagcggtgtgtacatttgcagctgctcaaccaccacgattGAGGGCTCAACAGGGTCTAGAACCAAAACTTAATTTTGTGCTTAGGTCGGCCTTTGTTGTAATTAATTTtgaagttgtaaatgccttgtaaacactttttttgggatctcatgtacacactcaaactttttaatgaaaacaactatttctacgatcaaaatctttaaacCATAGTCCACTAATtgtccttagttacacgtttatatccaaatgacttgattagcaagtccaacactatttaaactGCATAGTGTAAtgttcttggctatccagggtgttacaaaaagtgtgtagataacgaaaaattattggttttaatggtTCTTTTATGtcaactttaacagaatattacaaatatttaacggaatatatctTTAACAGttattgaaaatagatatttattaattattttaatataaattcaaatattataaaatatctttactataataatatttaaaacaagactagatatttgataattatattaatataaattcaaattcaaatccaagtgggagactatgtcttccttagagtatcaccatggaaaggggtgaggagaattggaaagaagggcaagctaagtgataactctacaaaatagagttattttaccactttttatgtgctaattgttgcttaattcttgagtttttaattaatttattaaatttttaagtaattttgcatttattattcttattgtaattttctagatttttatatgttttttatagatattttattgttttatgttgtaatttaattagttgaaattagtgttgttagttgaatgctaaaaatatgattttattgaaaataaatgttatgtaaattaatattttcattggagttatatgatatattttattaatgaaaatatttaattttaatttagtttataatttatttggtAGGGAAGTTATTACAATTTTGGACTTTGAAAAGTaagaaaaagaatgaagaaaagtgtggcattttcaagaaagaaaggaagaaaagtgGCAAATGACCAATGCCACCAATCCTCCAGCCAGGCCCAAGGCCCAATTCGCTCCACAGCTTCCCAGCAACGTGCTTCACCATTCAGCACTCCACAAGACATCAACCAGCCTTCCTTCAGCAAGCCCCACACGCCGCCACCTGTCTCCACCTGCCAGCCTCCAAAGCTTCCCAACGCCTCTTGATTACACCAACAAAGACATACAGACCAGCTTCTCTTCAGCACTCCctcactgataactctacaaaatagagttattttaccactttttatgtgctgattgttgcttaattcttgagtttttaaataatttattaagtttttaagtaattttgaatttattagtcttatcatgattttatatatttttgtgtgtttttatagttattttgttgtaaaaaattgtagttaattatttgagttattattgtttagtttgtggtaaaaaaatgttatattattgttgacggtaagaactcgtcaacgattgatggttagaaaacttcgatctctatactataggaagctatgaatcagatagaaagaactctaaacaacaggagaaaacttaggcaaccatgaataccagaaacatatatttcttaagtctcgtttttacattcagttttccaaccccttcgcctgaggggttggagtctATTtacatgggggggggggggctctattggccctggatacaaacaagtcccagaccacagggacgtacataggtactctgataatgtagtggctcagggcgtagtggtgtctaccctgatggtgtcagagtcgtggcctaggacatagttctgtcggctctggcgtgtggtcgggggtgtccaagtggtaccactactcttcgtacaggtccgtaccgccactactccttaaacgcagatcatagggtcgtgcctctgttctttccataaccgtacacctcgtgttagcgcacgtgttccgtacccggtcgtcctcatccattcccgttcaatgctccatgttcgtttggcatatcaacaaggtccCCCCAAGTGACCCCGTGCcgtatgtcaaggaggcttcaacctatgcatgtcctgagaagtcaaggtgccaagggtcagggccggcttatgcggatcgcatagacacgaggctagcagcAAGAGCGCTGTGGCAAGgctacaccctcgcatagcgagggtacctcgcgtagcgaggctagtCTTTTTCCCTCCGGTATGGGCATGGCTCGGGTgtcgcaacaaggtagcaccctcgcatggcgagggtccctcgcatggcgaggctgcctctcctccttccgggtgcagcgtcgcgaggctaggagcacggatgccAAAACAAAGCCTtcaccctcgcataacgaggctgacattcttcctccgagtgtaggcgaggcttgatgcctgatggaacggggcgcacgcggaagaccagttggggaccctcgcatagcgagggtgaagtttagatgggcaagtggccgagggccctcgcctagtgagggtgtctCTCTTATCCCAACttcctcaccatcatgtgacgcccttttaggatgtctcgtagtatagagcttcacccgtgaatagaattcacaaggagaaatttccacatttacacttccccccgagtctataagtacacttttaagtgtgtttgtggACTCTCTCCAGCTCTCTTGCTTGATACGCACGGCCAgccttgggggacttagccttggaaattttTCCAACGTCGCTCTAAGAAGCACGAAGTgtggcttggagttgtgtttcttttAAGTGTTCGAAGAAACACAATAGCCACTTAACATTTGGGGGTCCATGAAagttcctaagattgcataaggactaatcatcctcaatcgcggatcccaaggttcgAAGCCACTTGTCCACACCAAGATTTGCCTAGCCAAGtggcatgctctccaacttatttttgcgagttcaagggttctatcctcctccaaagcat from Humulus lupulus chromosome 5, drHumLupu1.1, whole genome shotgun sequence encodes the following:
- the LOC133779940 gene encoding uncharacterized protein LOC133779940, which gives rise to MKGSKTSRFMEHQFPNWDYHTRSVIEGCLLIVWRRLSVKVIILEESTQAVHCLVKMTGVQQVFGVNFVYGFNSIEGRRSLWEGFQRPIHMDKARLILGDFNAPFSGKDRSGGAHVEPLKSVGSYFTWTNNQDGAARIYSKIDHVLINEKWFDLFPQSTAMFRWEIISDHCSCLVLKSWRTPIKATGIKAVYLKLLRLKHCLKSFTMDRIGDLKANYNKAKEAYQEAQMQAQAYPHRSKITWLRQGDLNTSFFYAFLKKRKAENGIVSFITEEEYRDGFKVSVEQHVMLLKPFSKKEIRESLFSIPITKSPGLDGFGSGFFKAVWHDIGDEVGAAISQCFETGHFPSELTKLPYL